The genomic segment GCTCCAAGGTGGACGCCGCCCGGCCCCTGGCTTCGATGTGCGCCATCCATCGGTCGATGAGCTCGGCGACGGTGTGCCCGCCCGCGTGCTGGTGACGGCCCTTGTCGACCTCAGTGACGAGTTTGGCTACGGCTCGTTGCGCCTCTCGCTTCGTACCGCGGACGGTGCGTGTGACGTACCGGTAGCGACCCGTCCCGGGGTCCTTCCCGAGCGAAACCCTGATCTCCCAGCTGTCGCGCCCCCGAGAGCGCAGGCTTCCCTGCATACGTAAGAGAGTGTACCGCCGGAGGCCCACCGATTATGGGCAAATTATGGGCAACTGGCCTTATGGATGATCAGCTGGGCGGAGCAAAACAGCCTCTGACCAGCGGAGGGAGAGGGATTCGAACCCTCGGGGCTCATCACCCAAGGCTTTTCAAGAGCCTCGCATTCGGCCGCTCTGCCATCCCTCCGAAGGGGAGGCTAATCACTCTCTTTGCGGATCTGGGCTCGTAGCTCGGCCACCCAGGCGTCCGCCTCCTTCCACGCCTTCTGCACGCCCCGGCGGATGTCCGGGCCGTGGGCGCCGGCGGCGGGGTAGGACCCGAGGTACTTCACGTTCTTGAGCTGAGCGTGCAGGTCGCGCAGGCAGTCGGCCACGACCTCGTCGGCGATGTGACCCTCGAGGTCGATGATGAAGCAGTAGTCCCCGAGCGCCTTCTTCGTCGGGCGCGACTCCAGCTTGGTGAGGTTGATGTTGCGGGCCGAGAACTGACCCAGGATCGAGTGCAGGCTGCCGGGACGGTCGGCCTTCTGGAAGCAGGCGATGCTCGTGCGGTCGTGGCCGGTCGGCGCCGGCACGCCGGAGACGGCGACCGAGACGAAGCGGGTGGCGTTGTCGGCGTGGTCCTCGATGCCCGACTCGAGGATCGCCAGCCCGTACAGCTCGGCGGCGAGGGCGGTGCTGACCGCCGCCGTCCCGGGGAGCTCCTCCTCGGCCAGCCGCCGGGCGGCCTCGGCGTTGGAGTGGGCGGGCACGACCTCGACTCCGGGCAGGCGGCTGGCCAGGAACTGGCGCACCTGGTTCTCGGCGAACGGGAACGCCAGCACCCGGGTCACGTCCTTCAACCCCAGCCCCTTCGGGCCCACCAGCTGCATGTGCACGTCGATCACGACCTCGCGCTGGATCAGGAGGTCGTACTCGAAGACCAGCGCGTCCAGGGTGGTGGTCTGGGTCCCCTCGATGGAGTTCTCGATCGGGACAAAGCCGATCTCGAGGGTTCCCGCCTGGGTTGCGGCCAGCACGTCGGTGACGGTCGTGAGCGGCACCAGCTCCTGGCCGGCCAGGTCCTCCTGGCTGAGCAGCGCCTCCTCGGTGAAGGTTCCCGGGGGCCCGAGATAGCCGATCTTGGCCATACGGCAGGATAGTTAGGCCATGGACGAGGCCAGCCTGCGCGAACTGCTCGACGCGGTGGCGACGGGGCGCACCACTCCGGACGACGCCGTGCGGCGGCTGAGGCGGCTCCCGTACGCGGATCTCGGCTTCGCCCGGGTGGACCACCACCGCGCCCTGCGCCAGGGGCAGGCCGAGGCGGTCTACGGGCCGGGCAAGACCCCGGCGCAGGCGGCGGCCATCGTGGCCGAGCTGCTCTCCGAAGAAGCCGGGGGACCGGTGCTGCTCACCCGGGCCGACGCCCGCCAGGTGGCCGCCGCCCTAGCCGCCGCGCCCGGGGGACGGGTGACCCCGCCCGAGGGCCACCCGTGCACGGTCGCGTGGCGGCCCGCCGCGGCCCGCCCCGAGAAGGTGGTGCTGGTCACCGCCGGCACCGCCGACCTGCCGGTGGCCGAGGAGGCCCGCGCCACCCTCTGCGCCTACGGCTTCTCCCCCACCGTGGTCTACGACTGCGGGGTGGCGGGCCTGCACCGCTTCCTCGCCGCGGTGGACGACCTGGCCGACGCCGCCGCCCTGATCGTGGTGGCGGGGATGGAGGGGGCGCTGGCGTCGATCGTCGGCGGGGTCACGCCGGCGCCGGTGGTGGCGGTGCCGACGAGCGTCGGGTACGGCGCCGCCCTGGAGGGGGTGACGGCGCTGCTGGCCATGCTGTCGTCGTGCGCGGCCGGGCTCACCGTGGTCGGCATCGACAACGGCTTCGGCGCCGCCACCGCGGTGGCGAGGATGCTCGGTCCGGCGCCGGGCGCGGGGCCCCGTTGACCCCGCCGGCCTCGTGACCCGGAGGGCCTGGTTCCACTGCTTCTCCGGCATCGCCGGGGACATGGCGCTCGGCAGCCTCGTCGACGCCGGCGCCGACCTCGAGTCGGTGCAGTCGCTCCTCGACCGGCTCCCGATCGGGCGCTGGTCGCTGACCCGGCGGGCGGTACAGCGGGGGGGCATCGCCGCCACCCGGTTGGTCGTCGACGCCGTGGACGAGGGGGTGGTGCGGACCCACGCCCACATCGCCGGGCTGATCGAGGAGGCCCGTCTGCCCGACCGGGTGCGCGACCGGGCCCTGGCCACCTTCGCGGCGCTGGCCGGGGTCGAGGGGCGCCTGCACGGCCGCCACCCGTCGCAGGTCCACTTCCACGAGGTCGGCGGGATCGACGCCATCGTCGACATCGTCGGCACGTGCGCCGCCCTCGAGGTCCTCGGCGTCGACGAGGTGTGGGCCAGCCCGGTCGCGACCGGGACGGGGGTGGTCCGGACGTCGCACGGCCTGCTCCCCAACCCGTCGCCGGCGGCGGTGGAGCTGCTGCGCGGCGTGCCGACCTACGGGCGGGAGGTGTCGGTCGAGCTCACCACCCCGACCGGCGCAGCGCTGGTGTCGACGCTGGCGTCGGGATTCGGCCCCCTCCCCCCGATGCGGGTCGAGGCCACCGGATTCGGCGCCGGCGAGCGCGAGATGGAGGAGCTGCCGAACGTCACCCAGGTGGTGCTCGGCCAGGCGGTGGCCGAGGAGGAGGCGGGGGACGGCCAGCCCGTCGTCCTGCTCGAGGCCAACCTCGACGACGTCAGCGGGGAAACCCTGGCCCACGCCGTTGCGGCGCTGGTCGCGGCGGGCGCCCACGATGCGTGGATCACCCCGGTGGTGATGAAGAAGGGCCGTCCCGGCCACGTCCTCTCCGTGCTGTGCGAGCCGGCCCTGCGCGCCGCCATGGTCGCCACCGTGCGGGCCGAGACCGGGACCCTCGGGGTGCGGGGCCAGGCGCTGCAGCGCTGGCCCGTGCCGCGTGCGGCCGACGCGGTGGAGGTCGAGGGGCTGGCGGTGCGGGTGAAGGTCTCCCCCGGGCGGGTCAAGGCCGAGGACGACGACGCGGCGCGCGTCGCCCGGCTGCGCGGCCTCCCGGTGAGGGACGTGGCCCGCCGGGCCGAGGAGGCCTGGCGGCGCCGGCCCCGGCCGGACGGCCCGACCGGTCCGGTGGGGGGTCCGCCGGGCGACGCCTCGTGACCGCGCCTCCTGGGACCGCTAGCCGCCCGGTTCCCGCCCCAGCTCGTTGAGCACCCGGATCACCTCGGGCGGCAGGCCCCGGATCATGTCCTGGAGCACGCCCCGGACGTGGGAGGCCTGGTCGCTCACCACCCCGAGCACGTCGGTGCGCTGCTTCTCGGTCATCCGCTCCCAGCCCTCGCGGAGGGCGTGGGCACCCATCTGGATGGCGCTGACCGAGTTCAGAAGGCCGTGGGCGATGACCGCGAGCGTCGCGTCATCCCCCACCAAGGCTCCGGCCCCCTCCGCCTCCGGCGATCCCACCACCAACCGCGGAGGTTAGGTGAATCTCCCGGGCCGGTGCCCTCGCCCGCAACGGGTGGCGCCCCGCCCCGGGCCACCGCGCCTCACCTGAGCAGGTACACGGCCACGGCCGTTCCCGCCACGACGATCACCCCCCGGAGGGCGGCCGCCGGCAGGCGCCGGCCCACCCGCGCCCCGATCTGGCCCCCGACCGTGCTGGCCCCGGCCAGGATGAGGGCGGGCGTCCAACGCACCGGCGCGTCGAAGATGAACAGGACGGCGGCTATCCCGTTGACCAGCGCGGCCAGCACGTTCTTGAGGGCGTTGACCCGCTGGAGGTCGTCGTCCATGCCGATCCCGAGCAGCCCGATGAGGATCACGCCCTGAGCGGCCCCGAAGTACCCGCCGTAGACGGCGGTGGCGAACACGCCCGCCCGCAGGGCGGGACCCCCGGCCTCGGGGCGGGTGCTGCCCCGGGCGGCGTGGCGCCGGTCGAGGGCCCGCGCCACCCGGGGCTGGACCAGCACCATCACCACCGCCACCAGCACCAGGTAGGGCACGATGCGCCGGAACGAGTGCGGGGCCTCGATCAGCAGGATCCCCCCGAGCAGTCCGCCTCCGAGGGCAAAGCCCCCCAGCCGCAGCACCCGTCCCCCCTGCCCTCTCAGCTCGCGGCGGTACCCCACCGCCCCGCTGACCGAGCCCGGGACGAGGCCGACGGTGTTCGACACGTTGGCGACGAAGGGGCTGTAGCCCAGGGCCACGAGGGTCGGGAAGGTGATGAGCGATCCCGACCCGACGATGGCGTTGACCGCCCCGGCCAGCAGACCGACGCCGGCGATCGCCGCGTCACCCCACGGGCCCACGGCCGTCAGGCGTCGCGGCGGGCGAGGAGGACCGCGGCCGCTACCAGGGCGACGGCGGCATAGGCGGCGAACACGCCGAGCCCGGTCCACGGCGCCAGGGAGTGGCTGGTCCCGAGGAAGCGGCCGTGCCGGAAGATCGCCTCCCCGGCGTTCACGGGCAGCCACTTCTCGATGGCGTCCTGCCACGACTGCGGGAGGGCGGCCACGATCCCCGGCAGCACCAGCAGCAGGCCGAAGAAGGTGGCGATGGCGCCGGCGGTGTGGCGGACCAGCGCGCCCAGCCCGAGGGCGAACAACCCCAGCACCGTCAGGTATAGCCCGGCGCCGATAACGGCCCTGAGCACGCCGGGATTACCGATGGGCACGTTGACGCTCTTGGTGGCCAGGATCGACTGGCCCACGAAGAAGGCGGCGAAGGAGGCGATCTCCCCGATCACGAACACCGCCACCGCGAACACGACGCCCTTGGCCGCCAGCACCAGGCGCCGTTGCGGAACGGCCGCGAACGTGGCCCGGATGACCCCGGTCGTGTACTCGTTGGTCATGACCAGCACCCCGAGCACGCCCACGGCCAGCTGGGCCAGCTGCACCCCGGCCAGGCTGAACCGCACGGCGTCGAACTCGAGGCGGTCACCGGGCGAGAGGTGGTTGATGCGGTTGATGTGCACCACGCACACCAGCGCCCCGATGCCGATGGTGGCCACCACCGCGAACAGCAGCGTCCAGTACGTGGACCGCACCGTGCGGAACTTCACCCACTCCATGCCGAGGGCGTCGGCGGCGACGCTCATCCGGTCGCCTCCGCCGGCGCCACCGGGGCGGCGTGGTACTCGACGGTGTCGCGGGTCAGCTCCATGAAGACCTCCTCGAGCGAGGCCTGGACCGGGGTCAGCTCGTGGAGGGCCAGGCCCCGCTCCGCCGCCAGGTCCCCGATGTCGGACGCCGGCAGACCCGTCACCAGGAGGGCGCCGTCGGGGCCGGGCTCGAGCGTGGCGCCCCTGCCCACCAGCAGGCCGGACAGCTCCTCGACCCGCGGCGACCGCACCCGGGCCCGGGCCTGGCCCTTGCCCTTCACGAAGTCCGAGACGCTGGTGTCGGCGATCAGCCGGCCCTTGCCGATCACGACCAGGTGGTCGGCGGTGAGGGCCATCTCGCTCATCAGGTGGCTGGACACGAACACGGTCCGGCCCTCCGCCGCCAGCGACCGCATCAGGTTGCGCACCCAGAGGATCCCCTCGGGGTCGAGGCCGTTGACCGGCTCGTCGAACAGCAGGATGCCCGGGTCCCCGAGCAGGGCGGCGGCGATGCCGAGGCGCTGGCCCATCCCGAGGGAGAAGGTGCCCGCCCGCTTGCGGGCCACGTCGGTCAGCCCGACCCGCTCGAGCACGTCGCCCACCCGCCGGCGGGGGATCCCGT from the Acidimicrobiales bacterium genome contains:
- the pheA gene encoding prephenate dehydratase, translated to MAKIGYLGPPGTFTEEALLSQEDLAGQELVPLTTVTDVLAATQAGTLEIGFVPIENSIEGTQTTTLDALVFEYDLLIQREVVIDVHMQLVGPKGLGLKDVTRVLAFPFAENQVRQFLASRLPGVEVVPAHSNAEAARRLAEEELPGTAAVSTALAAELYGLAILESGIEDHADNATRFVSVAVSGVPAPTGHDRTSIACFQKADRPGSLHSILGQFSARNINLTKLESRPTKKALGDYCFIIDLEGHIADEVVADCLRDLHAQLKNVKYLGSYPAAGAHGPDIRRGVQKAWKEADAWVAELRAQIRKESD
- the larB gene encoding nickel pincer cofactor biosynthesis protein LarB; translation: MDEASLRELLDAVATGRTTPDDAVRRLRRLPYADLGFARVDHHRALRQGQAEAVYGPGKTPAQAAAIVAELLSEEAGGPVLLTRADARQVAAALAAAPGGRVTPPEGHPCTVAWRPAAARPEKVVLVTAGTADLPVAEEARATLCAYGFSPTVVYDCGVAGLHRFLAAVDDLADAAALIVVAGMEGALASIVGGVTPAPVVAVPTSVGYGAALEGVTALLAMLSSCAAGLTVVGIDNGFGAATAVARMLGPAPGAGPR
- the larC gene encoding nickel pincer cofactor biosynthesis protein LarC, producing MTRRAWFHCFSGIAGDMALGSLVDAGADLESVQSLLDRLPIGRWSLTRRAVQRGGIAATRLVVDAVDEGVVRTHAHIAGLIEEARLPDRVRDRALATFAALAGVEGRLHGRHPSQVHFHEVGGIDAIVDIVGTCAALEVLGVDEVWASPVATGTGVVRTSHGLLPNPSPAAVELLRGVPTYGREVSVELTTPTGAALVSTLASGFGPLPPMRVEATGFGAGEREMEELPNVTQVVLGQAVAEEEAGDGQPVVLLEANLDDVSGETLAHAVAALVAAGAHDAWITPVVMKKGRPGHVLSVLCEPALRAAMVATVRAETGTLGVRGQALQRWPVPRAADAVEVEGLAVRVKVSPGRVKAEDDDAARVARLRGLPVRDVARRAEEAWRRRPRPDGPTGPVGGPPGDAS
- a CDS encoding sulfite exporter TauE/SafE family protein; the protein is MGPWGDAAIAGVGLLAGAVNAIVGSGSLITFPTLVALGYSPFVANVSNTVGLVPGSVSGAVGYRRELRGQGGRVLRLGGFALGGGLLGGILLIEAPHSFRRIVPYLVLVAVVMVLVQPRVARALDRRHAARGSTRPEAGGPALRAGVFATAVYGGYFGAAQGVILIGLLGIGMDDDLQRVNALKNVLAALVNGIAAVLFIFDAPVRWTPALILAGASTVGGQIGARVGRRLPAAALRGVIVVAGTAVAVYLLR
- a CDS encoding ATP-binding cassette domain-containing protein, translated to MAQGGSSGTIAVRGLVKRYGGTVAVDGLTFDVLPGRVTGFLGPNGSGKSTTLRVVVGLDGPTKGQVTVNGTPYRSHRRPLHEVGALLEARSIHPGRTAYHHLLFLALSNGIPRRRVGDVLERVGLTDVARKRAGTFSLGMGQRLGIAAALLGDPGILLFDEPVNGLDPEGILWVRNLMRSLAAEGRTVFVSSHLMSEMALTADHLVVIGKGRLIADTSVSDFVKGKGQARARVRSPRVEELSGLLVGRGATLEPGPDGALLVTGLPASDIGDLAAERGLALHELTPVQASLEEVFMELTRDTVEYHAAPVAPAEATG